GACCACGTCACGTGAGCGCGTTTGGAGCTCAAAGGAGGAAAACTGCGTCTCATTCTGAAAAACACAGTCAGACACGAGTCCTGCACTGCTTCTAGTCCTGAAGATAACCCGGTGAGTACACTACTTCCCTTTCCATTTCTGTATCAGTCCGCTTAGATTTAGACTCTTAAATGTCTATTAATTAATCTGCACCTGATTTAGCaattaatacaattatgtatttcatttttttttttttttttgttgttgggcCAAAGCAAAATATTCCTTATTAATTATATTAGGCACCAGGCTGCTGACGTATTGCGCTCAGGCCATTGGCCAGGAGACAGCTTCAGTCCGGCGCGCTGGCACGGTTTCATTTGTCTGGATGGCTGACTGCCTCTCACATACAtccacattttaaagaaacctACATCTCAAATAGaggttttttgtgttttttctcattcattcattcaaaaaaaaaggcatcaggTTCCCAAGGCTTCTCTTTGCCACCATAGTCCACGTGGAAAAGCAGCTACACCAAAAAGGAGACCAGCAGGGACTCTCTCTGGGGACTGGAGGGTAGAGACTGGCTGCATCGGGTGCCGGCTCTGAGCTCCCCCTGCTTACATGCGCGTAAAACCTTGTTGGCACAACAGTGAATTACACATGGAGGTTAAAGGGTTTAGTGCCACGTGAAATGCGTAATAAgtgcaattctttttttttttttttttacgcgtAAAAAAATAGTCTGAAACATTAAGTCTAACTCATTGATGCTTAATGTGTAATAACGCAAGTCTtgtaaatgtaacattatgTCATTTTCACTTCCAAATCAGATTTCTTCTATAAGTTTTtccaagacacaaaaaaataaaaaaaatctcctcaAGTTGCATAAATCGTTCCCAAAATGTTTCCACATCCCGTCCCCAGTGATGGTGGGCCCGTCCTTGGCACTGTTTTCCTTTTGCCTCTGTCCGCCCTCTCTCCCTGATTGGCCCTCGTTGAAGGCAGGGCCGTGTATATATACTCTAAagttcctctcttccttcctttttttgggggaatcTCGCAGCTCTCTCTCGGTAAGTCCGCTTCTggaatgatgtgttttgtgcaAAAGTCGAGGCGGCTCAGTGATGAAGAAATGGTTTTGCGTTTCGTTAGAATAAACCTTTatataaaccttttttattttaaaattacacAATACGCTTTTGAACGCTGCTTTCAAATGTGCTGACTCAGTTTTCCATCTTTTCTGAAAGACTCATAAAAGTTAAATGCATGATGGAAATATATTCCTGGAGTAATGCCCCATACATAGTGCAAAGTCTGTGAGGGGAATGTTTGGTAAGTCTCCGTTGCgcgttttcttttttgtttttttgtggaaacAATAGCCTGTCATTTGCATTTGACTGAAGCCTACGTGTCTTCCCTGCTGGCATATTTTTCCTCCAACCTCCGGCCGTTTTCCATTGTGGCCTTTTCGCTTCTTGGCCACTCTGCCGCAGACGCATATGAAAGGAAGTCATTTTATTCACCTCTCACAGTGCCAGTTTTCTCCTGCAGtgctctgactgactgactgactgactgactgactgtctgtctcttggCGCCTGAGGTTTGGAGTGGAGCCCATATCTCGTCACACAGAACTTGCATGCattggcccaaaaaaaaaaaatgtacttaaagagGCCACCAGATGATGGCAGTCAaacatatagaaataaatatctgATGTGGCTTCAACAGATTTTGTGGGAAATCTCCTGACTTTCTGATTTTTCCTGATTTTCACTCGTGCATGTGGCATTTCATAGATTTCAAcctaaagttgttgtttttttccttttcactgCAGTTACCAGCATGCCTGTCATCAGAACCCTCAGCAAGGTGGCCAAGCAGGCCCTGCTCAGCACCCCGGGGTGCGGCTGTCAGCCCCTAACAGTTGCAGTACGCAACATCAGCTTCTCCCCTCGGCAGGTGACCTCTGACGCCAGCTTCCACTCCGTGTCCTTCTCAGAGACAGACCACCCCAAGGTGCTCATTACAGGTACGCAGCATCTGGTTTCTTTTGGGTGTTTTATAACAGCTGTTAAAAATCATGGAGCGccgccctttttttttttatagaaaagaGGCCCGGTTGCATTTTTTCCAATCATGCATGGTAGTTAAGTGGAAGAAAATTCTGCTCTGCAGAGATTCAAGACCAACAGGATTTTTAACGAGTTTGGAAATGAACGTCGAAAAGGATGAAGGTTAAAAACAAAGTGTAGGCGTCTAGTGCTCTGACCTCTATTTTCTTATGGCCCACTCTCCTTCTTAGTTACTTCAGTCTCCATGGAGACCAGCAGTGATGATTACAATCTGCTGGTGATTTGTGCAGTGTGATGACATCttgtgttcctctctctctctctctctctctctctctctctctctctctctctctctctctctctccatcttgtGCAGGTGGCCTGGGACAGCTCGGGGTGGGGCTCGCCAAATTGTTGAGGTAAGATTTCTAATAAGTTTGTTTGCCAAAAATCAAACATCATTTGCTGACCGCTGGCAAATGGCCAATTGCCAATTACATTGCATCAGTGAGAGAAcattatatgatttatttttcaagttgTATAAAAATGACTTCCTGCTTCACAGGAAGAGGTTTGGAAAGAACAACGTCATTCTGTCTGACATCAGGAAACCGCCAAGCAGCGTGTTCCACAGCGGTGAGTCAACCCATACTGTACTGTTTAAGAGTCTGTAGTCTGAAATGAATCAGATTCAGTAGCGTTTTACTTTAAAGCCAGGCCAGAGGACAGGAGGGTgttatgattacattacataaccTCCATTCAAATGTATTCCCCCTCAACAGACAAGACCTAGATGTCATAAACATGCAAATATATCTCTTTAGTGTCTAGAAAAACTTTCAATTGCATCAAAATGCACAAAGGTGTGTTCTTTTGGTGAGTGTCACTATGACTAATACCACACCCCTTTAAAAATTCCAAAAACCTTTGGAAATGACGGTTGTTAATGTGTTACTAATGTGCCACAGCTTTATTGCCgaataacagaaacaacagtGTTGGCAAATACAGCCTGTCCAGTtcttattgattttctttcattcatgCGCAACAGGAAGTCCcactttcctgtttttatgttgatttagATATGTGCCATGCGTCACAGACATAAATCAATATGTGAGACGTGATGAATGTAACAGCTTGGAGCAGACAAAATTGAACTGGAATACATGTAACAGGAAAGAAATAGTCATTTACCACATAAGACCTGGGTTATTGCAGTTTGAAAAGTGTTTCCAAGAAAAGGGAAGGACAGGTACGCAATCTATTACTGGCATTAGCCCTGAAACACAAGCAGTATATATTTACTTCTGCTTTACAATGATACAATAACTTCTAAGTAAATACtttagaaaataagaattgGACCGCTGATTTCTAAAATCTTCAATCCCCTTTATCGCCATCAGGCCCCTTCATCTACTCAGACATCTTGGACTACAAGAACCTGCGGGAAATTGTGGTGAACAACCGCATCACATGGCTGGTTCACTACAGCGCCCTCCTCAGTGCTGTTGGAGAGGCGAACGTAGCCCTGGCACGCTCTGTAAACATCACCGGTAAGCACTTGCTAATTTTCTCTAATATCTTATTGGGTCTAATTAGAGTTAACGATCTTTCCCTTACATGTAGCTGAGTGTGATGTCCTAATGGGATGGTTCTTTGTGTGTTCCTTAGGGCTTCACAACATCTTGGACATTGCGGCGGAGCACGGCTTGCGTCTGTTTGTCCCCAGTACCATCGGAGCCTTCGGTCCCACTTCCCCCCGCAACCCTACCCCGGATCTCTGCGTGCAGAGACCTCGCACCATCTACGGTGTCTCCAAAGTCCACGCTGAGCTGATGGGAGAGGTGAGATCTCAGATTTCTACATCATCATTCCACATAAACCATACACTCCTCTGGATAAACTCTCATTATTCTTCTCTTGTTACATTTAATGTGGCATATCGGTATCTGCTGTGAGAAcccatttaatattttctacaTGTTATCAATGTGGattcctctctgctctttctgCAGTACTACCACCACCGCTACGGCCTGGACTTCCGCTGTCTCCGTTACCCAGGAATCATCTCTGCTGACTCCATGCCAGGGGGCGGCACAACAGGTTAGCGATACGAGGCTGAGATAAGGTTTCAACTTTAATGTCCCGTCTATTCCTGTACCGCTCCTGTCATGTCACAAGTTCGTTATGTAACTGACTTATTCCAGAAGAGTTGTTGAAGCTTGTATTTTTAGGGCAGCAGATTTATCATCATAGTTTTACTTGTCTGAACAGCTACCACACCCTTCACACCTAAAACCAGTTTCATAAGTATCGTTAAAGAATGTTGCActtgttcctttttttacacTCGAGTTCATCAGAGTTTTAACAATCATTTTGTCTCTGACCAGACTATGCCGTCCAGATTTTCCACGATGCAATCAAGAGTGGCAAGTTCGAGTGCAACTTGAATTCCAGCACGCGGCTGCCCATGATGTACATTGACGACTGCTTGCGTGCCACGCTGGAGGTATTGGAGGCGCCAGCTGACACGCTGAGCATGAGGACCTACAACATCAACGCCATGAGCTTCACCCCCGAGGAACTGGCCCAGGAACTCCAGAAGCAGATGCCCGAGCTGGAGGTCACGTATGACGTCGACAACGTACGGCAGGCCATCGGTAAGTTGCACACTGACCAATGTTGCCACAAGTGCGAGATATAAGACAATTGCACATTTTTGCCTTCATTTCTTAAGATTCTCTTTAGTcagctgttttaaatatatCAGAGTTTCTTATCACTGCCATGCTGAAATGAGTACGAAGTCAAAAAACTGACCTCAGTTACAAAGCAGTATCTTTTTAAAGTTAGCCAACGTTAGCCAGCAGAGGCTACTGGTCACACCAGACCAAGTAAAGCTGTAGCACCAAAACCTCTGAGTTTATTAAGCTGAGCAACGGTGCGTTTAATTTCCACTGAATTCTTCTCAAAAAGAGGATTGTGTTTCTTGTTCCAAAAGTTGAATAATCTGGCTTTAAGTTAAGAGTCTGACTTTGATCAGAAACTTTAAccagcatgtttttttgttttttttataaagttaaaTTCTAAGTCTGTCTTATCTGTTTCTTCACAGCCGACAGTTGGCCAATGAACTTCGACGATTCCAACGCACGGAAGGACTGGGGCTGGAAGCACGATTACGATCTGCCAGAGCTGGTCCAGACGATGCTCAACTTCTTTGGCGCAGAGTCGCGCATGGCTCGTGCTAACTGAAGGGCTCACAATATCGGTCCGAGTATTCTTTGTACATAATGTAAAGACTCACCAAAGAGAATAGAGAAACTTGGCCTGTACATAGTCGTTCTCTCACTTCTCTCTGTAAAATCAGAAGGGCTCTGCATGCCTGGCACGAGGCGACCGTGTCTTCAGAATGTGTTGTCAAAATTCAGGTATTCTGGGCCTAAAGCTCTTGGGGCTAAAAATCAAGTAAGTTTGTATCAAGAGgtgtacaaatacacaaactgtGTCCTTTGACGCACTTTAGACGGATTCATATCCTTAAATTACAGACAAGTAAATGAGTCCAATCACCTGCTGGGGCGATTTCTGATAAAGTGCATCTGTATTTCTAGTTGGTGAAGCAAAAAATCTTGAGAATTGTTCTTCTGTTTATTCCATGTACGATTATTTATTCTGTCCATCGTTGTGATAAACGTTTGGGAGATTCATCGAATTAAAGTATTTCTTAACGCCGTTTCAAAGTGTTCCTGTccacttttatgttttatgtttttcatcttctttGTGGGATTATTATGACACAAAAGGGAAATGTGACTCTGTatgcaacatttacatttggCCACATTTTGTGGTTACTGTATTTCAGCATTTTGTATTAGAAATGCTGACATGTGGAAATCGGTCTGTTCTTTCAATCACACAACAAACCTTgacaataaaacctttttttttttcacacacctCTACTCGTTTTTCACTCTTTCACAACAAGTTCATGAAGACTGTCTTACATAAATTTACCGCAGGCGATGTTCTCTCTGTTCCAGCCCTCTGGGTGGATGAGAACATACCATGGCAAACATTTGAGTACAAAGGCTcctcagagagaaaaaatcACTCCTGAGAAAACAGATGTCTGTCTTTAATATGAAATGTATCAAATTTGAAAAGAAGGTATTTCCTTTAGTTTTAGCGTAGTATACAGATGCAAGGTCTTATTTGGATGTAAGTTATGCAAGCTTATGATGGATAAAACTTACAGCACGACTTGCATTGGAGCATGAATTTAGTAATCTTGTTGGGAATTCTATAGAGTAAAGCtttatatgcttttttttagaTTCACCTCAAATTTGACCTTTTCTGATCTATTGAtctatttattgaattattgacTACGAGAATAGTCAgcagaaaaaatagaaaaagacagaTCACATCTCCAGCATTTCTGAACAGGTTGAAACCAGTCTTCTCTGATTGcacaaatgagaaaatatgCAGAAAGTTGCTTCTGTGCACGGTACGAAGGTTTGATAATGTGCGTTTGGCAGCAAAGACCTGTAATTATAAcctataaatattttttctgagCAGAGTTGGAATGTGCATACGTGGAAATGTCAAACACATCCAGCtgttaaaatactgttttcaGCCAACCAAGCCCACTTCACTCGTCTTTCTCCTAAACGGTGCAGCTGTAAATGTACCCTTACTGCCATTCAAGGCTTTTAtgtctttcacatttttacagttgGCCTCAAGCTAAAATTTCTGTTTTGTAAATCATAGTGTGTGAATTATTGTTCAGGTGCATCCGTGATTGATTGAGTTGTTGTTTGAGCTAGATTCAAGTACATTGCAGATTCAAATGAAggcaaataaattgtttaagcATTGagtgtaaaaatgtcaatagttaataacatgttttaatacTGGATGTGGATGAACAGTGAGTAGGATTAATAATATTTAGAGTGTGCATTCAGGGGTAATTAAATCTTGCCCTATACTGCCTTCATATTTATTGCAAGTGAGGTTCCTTTGGtcatattctatatatatatatatatatatatatatatatatatatatatatatatattgacatttaaGCCGTAATATAGTCAGAaggcacaaaaaaacccataagAGAAAAGTGTCCTCCTCAGCACATCAATAATTGCAATAAACTGCAGCTGTATTTCCGTCATGGCCTGGGACCATAAACTGTAACCCTGAGGACAGCAGTGTCCTTCACTATACGCTTGATAGCCTTTCTTCAATTTCTCTGTGTCAGTAATTGGAGCTGTTTTCGGGgtgactttgtttgtttgctttttgctgcagagagaaaagagcacagagggagacagaa
This window of the Anoplopoma fimbria isolate UVic2021 breed Golden Eagle Sablefish chromosome 18, Afim_UVic_2022, whole genome shotgun sequence genome carries:
- the tdh gene encoding L-threonine dehydrogenase, whose product is MPVIRTLSKVAKQALLSTPGCGCQPLTVAVRNISFSPRQVTSDASFHSVSFSETDHPKVLITGGLGQLGVGLAKLLRKRFGKNNVILSDIRKPPSSVFHSGPFIYSDILDYKNLREIVVNNRITWLVHYSALLSAVGEANVALARSVNITGLHNILDIAAEHGLRLFVPSTIGAFGPTSPRNPTPDLCVQRPRTIYGVSKVHAELMGEYYHHRYGLDFRCLRYPGIISADSMPGGGTTDYAVQIFHDAIKSGKFECNLNSSTRLPMMYIDDCLRATLEVLEAPADTLSMRTYNINAMSFTPEELAQELQKQMPELEVTYDVDNVRQAIADSWPMNFDDSNARKDWGWKHDYDLPELVQTMLNFFGAESRMARAN